One genomic segment of Occultella kanbiaonis includes these proteins:
- a CDS encoding stage II sporulation protein M, which yields MDVDAFVAVNSPRWERLDALVKQRRLTGAESDELVNLYQSTATHLSQVRTSAPDPSLVSRLSGTLARARGHIAGAHEPALADLQRFVLISVPAAFYRVRWWTVAMMLLFIVVAVGNGIFTYNSPEALAAFGSPSQREIYAQQLFEAYYSNNPAPDFAAQVWTNNAWIAARSIGLGITGYFPVQILVSNAAAIGSAAAVMAEFGLLDLFFALILPHGLMELTAIFIACGAGLKIFWTVVAPGGRTRTRALAEEGRALFTVAIGLVFVLAVSGLVEGFVTPSSLPTGVKITIGALVLAGYWAYTIILGRIAVRDGETGDVRAEHAEDTVAMAA from the coding sequence GTGGATGTGGATGCGTTCGTCGCCGTGAACTCGCCCCGGTGGGAGCGACTCGACGCACTCGTGAAGCAGCGCCGTCTCACCGGCGCCGAGAGCGACGAACTGGTCAACCTGTACCAGAGCACCGCGACCCACCTGTCGCAGGTGCGCACGTCGGCCCCGGACCCGAGCCTGGTCTCCCGGCTCTCCGGCACGCTGGCCCGCGCTCGCGGGCACATCGCCGGCGCCCATGAACCGGCCCTGGCGGACCTGCAACGGTTCGTCCTGATCTCCGTGCCGGCCGCGTTCTACCGGGTCCGATGGTGGACCGTCGCGATGATGCTGCTGTTCATCGTGGTCGCCGTGGGCAACGGGATCTTCACCTACAACAGCCCGGAGGCGCTGGCCGCGTTCGGGAGTCCGAGCCAGCGGGAGATCTACGCCCAGCAACTGTTCGAGGCGTACTACTCAAACAACCCCGCCCCGGACTTCGCCGCCCAGGTGTGGACGAACAACGCGTGGATCGCGGCCCGGTCCATCGGGCTGGGCATCACCGGCTACTTCCCGGTCCAGATCCTCGTCTCGAACGCGGCCGCGATCGGCTCGGCCGCCGCGGTGATGGCGGAGTTCGGCCTGCTCGACCTGTTCTTCGCGTTGATCCTGCCGCACGGGCTCATGGAGCTGACGGCGATCTTCATCGCCTGCGGGGCCGGGCTGAAGATCTTCTGGACCGTGGTCGCGCCCGGCGGGCGCACCCGGACCCGGGCGCTCGCGGAGGAGGGCCGGGCACTGTTCACGGTGGCCATCGGCCTGGTGTTCGTGCTCGCGGTCAGCGGTCTCGTCGAGGGTTTCGTGACGCCGTCGTCGCTGCCGACGGGCGTGAAGATCACGATCGGTGCCCTGGTCCTCGCCGGGTACTGGGCCTACACGATCATCCTCGGCCGGATCGCCGTGCGGGACGGCGAGACCGGCGACGTGCGCGCCGAGCACGCCGAGGACACCGTCGCGATGGCCGCCTGA
- the mtrA gene encoding MtrAB system response regulator MtrA, with amino-acid sequence MNARVLVVDDDAALSEMIGIVLQSENFEASFCADGAKAVDAFRTVEPDLVLLDLMLPGMDGIEICRRIRAESGVPIVMLTAKSDTTDVVKGLEAGADDYIAKPFKPTELVARIRARLRQGETQGTEQLLIADLAIDVPGHRVTRDGDAINLTPLEFDLIVALARKPWQVFSREVLLEQVWGYRHQADTRLVNVHVQRLRAKVEKDPENPEVVVTVRGVGYRAGTPVR; translated from the coding sequence ATGAATGCACGTGTGCTCGTGGTCGATGATGACGCCGCCCTCTCGGAGATGATCGGGATCGTCCTGCAGTCGGAGAACTTCGAGGCCTCCTTCTGTGCCGACGGTGCCAAGGCGGTGGACGCGTTCCGCACCGTGGAGCCGGATCTGGTGCTGCTCGACCTGATGCTGCCCGGCATGGACGGCATCGAGATCTGCCGGCGGATCCGTGCCGAGTCCGGCGTGCCGATCGTCATGCTGACCGCCAAGAGCGACACCACCGACGTGGTCAAGGGCCTCGAGGCCGGCGCCGACGACTACATCGCGAAGCCGTTCAAGCCCACCGAGCTCGTCGCCCGGATACGCGCGCGGCTGCGCCAGGGCGAGACCCAGGGCACCGAGCAGCTGCTGATCGCCGACCTGGCCATCGACGTGCCCGGGCACAGGGTCACGCGTGACGGTGACGCCATCAACCTCACCCCGCTCGAGTTCGACCTGATCGTGGCGCTGGCTCGTAAGCCGTGGCAGGTGTTCTCCCGCGAGGTGCTGCTCGAGCAGGTCTGGGGCTACCGGCACCAGGCGGACACCCGACTCGTCAACGTGCACGTCCAGCGGCTGCGCGCCAAGGTCGAGAAGGACCCGGAGAACCCGGAGGTCGTGGTGACCGTGCGCGGCGTCGGATACCGGGCCGGCACCCCCGTGCGATGA
- a CDS encoding FadR/GntR family transcriptional regulator yields the protein MDPAPEPINRESARGLSHELTLRLTAFIQDGTIRRGERLPTETAMMESYKVSRTVVREAISQLQAAGLVETQQGRGSFVLNVPSQGSFAIDNNGINTIDDVWDLLDFRLGVESEAAALAATRRTDQQLAELERLAQTFLECEARPSEAVEADFALHLAIARAAQNRHYLALLKSMGPMMIVMPKFRLLTGDDADHPDNVQLAAVEHASIVQAIARREPETARAAIRLHLANSRARLKG from the coding sequence ATGGACCCGGCGCCGGAACCCATCAACCGGGAGAGCGCTCGAGGCCTCAGCCATGAGTTGACGTTGCGGCTGACCGCGTTCATCCAGGACGGCACCATCCGCCGCGGTGAGAGGCTCCCCACCGAGACCGCCATGATGGAGTCCTACAAGGTCAGCCGGACCGTTGTCCGCGAGGCGATCTCCCAGCTCCAGGCGGCGGGTCTGGTCGAGACGCAGCAGGGCCGGGGCTCCTTCGTCCTGAACGTGCCGAGCCAGGGCAGCTTCGCGATCGACAACAACGGGATCAACACGATCGATGATGTCTGGGACCTGCTGGACTTCCGGCTCGGCGTCGAGTCCGAGGCGGCCGCGCTGGCCGCGACCCGCCGCACCGACCAGCAGCTCGCGGAACTCGAGCGCCTGGCGCAGACATTCCTGGAGTGTGAGGCCCGCCCGAGTGAGGCCGTCGAGGCGGACTTCGCCCTCCACCTGGCCATCGCCCGCGCCGCCCAGAACCGGCACTACCTCGCGCTGCTCAAGTCGATGGGCCCGATGATGATCGTGATGCCCAAGTTCCGGCTACTCACGGGTGATGACGCCGACCACCCCGACAACGTGCAGCTGGCCGCCGTCGAACACGCCTCGATCGTCCAGGCGATCGCCCGCCGCGAGCCGGAGACGGCGCGTGCGGCCATTCGGTTGCACCTGGCCAACTCCAGGGCCCGGCTCAAGGGCTGA
- a CDS encoding DUF4129 domain-containing protein — MTAAPAVGARLAILPREVPLDPSADEARDWAEAELAKAIYNDQPSLWDRFLGWLGDLWEAITSANTALGPIFLPLLILLVIGVIVAVVLLVGGPIRRRRLRSAERGSFDVLDGDNRDARALRAAADAAAAAGDHALAVLERFRAIVRSLDERTILEDRLGRTAREAAAAASERLPSCADDLHRAADLFDEVCYGHVAPTEREDAWLREVDRTVAATKPTRASATGPADAWAAAR; from the coding sequence ATGACGGCAGCGCCGGCGGTGGGGGCCCGACTGGCGATTCTCCCGCGCGAGGTCCCGCTCGACCCATCGGCGGACGAGGCCCGGGACTGGGCCGAGGCCGAGCTCGCCAAGGCGATCTACAACGACCAGCCGAGCCTGTGGGACCGGTTCCTGGGCTGGCTGGGCGACCTGTGGGAGGCGATCACCTCCGCCAACACGGCGCTCGGGCCGATCTTCCTGCCGTTGTTGATCCTGCTCGTGATCGGCGTGATCGTCGCCGTCGTGCTGCTCGTCGGCGGGCCGATCCGACGGCGGAGGTTGCGTTCTGCCGAACGCGGCAGCTTCGATGTGCTCGACGGGGACAACCGGGACGCCAGGGCGCTGCGCGCCGCGGCGGACGCCGCGGCCGCCGCCGGTGACCACGCGCTGGCCGTGCTGGAACGGTTCCGGGCGATCGTGCGGTCCCTGGACGAACGGACGATCCTCGAGGACCGGCTCGGTCGGACCGCACGCGAGGCCGCAGCCGCGGCCTCGGAGCGCCTGCCGAGCTGCGCCGACGACCTGCACCGCGCCGCGGACCTGTTCGACGAGGTCTGCTACGGGCACGTCGCGCCGACCGAGCGTGAGGACGCCTGGCTGCGCGAGGTGGATCGGACGGTCGCGGCCACCAAGCCGACCCGGGCCTCCGCCACCGGTCCCGCCGACGCCTGGGCGGCGGCCAGGTGA
- a CDS encoding DUF4350 domain-containing protein, producing MSGTTTDPGTPAAGAPGPSIVARGRRVDAPEAADSAPERTNRRTVIVIVVAVVVLILAAVALGRGGQSRSDIPLAPNNPAPEGARAAAQILGEHGVDVTLATRTSAVLAQDAADTTLVIVGADELNSDQMTALADTQADVVLLGLGYASFEDLTWAVQVEAGGTQAARSAECDDPDAEAAGTIDTAGPGISGLSRVEICFPFEEGAGAYAVWQEAGRTWRALPNGFPASNEGLALEGNAALVLRALGQHEQLLWYVPDPNDPFTLDDDGVATAPQTFFLPDAVVYQLLMVALAVVIWRGRRLGRVVVEPLPVVVRAAETTRGRGRLYRRAGAHAHAGAALRAGTLARVGARIGLPTSANPDQVIDSLVRATGRSPDELEHLLYGPPPTDDASLVALTQALDTMESEVHRA from the coding sequence GTGAGCGGCACGACCACGGACCCGGGCACCCCCGCGGCGGGCGCGCCCGGCCCTTCGATCGTCGCGCGGGGTCGGCGCGTGGACGCCCCGGAGGCCGCCGACTCCGCTCCCGAGCGGACGAACCGGCGCACCGTGATCGTCATCGTGGTCGCCGTGGTGGTCCTGATCCTCGCGGCGGTGGCGCTCGGCCGCGGGGGGCAGTCCCGCTCCGACATCCCGCTGGCCCCGAACAACCCCGCACCCGAGGGGGCCCGGGCCGCCGCGCAGATCCTCGGTGAACACGGCGTCGATGTCACGCTCGCGACCCGGACGTCGGCGGTGCTCGCGCAGGACGCGGCGGACACCACGCTCGTGATCGTCGGAGCCGACGAGCTGAACTCGGACCAGATGACCGCTCTCGCCGACACCCAGGCCGACGTGGTCCTGCTCGGGCTCGGGTACGCCTCCTTCGAGGACCTGACCTGGGCCGTCCAGGTCGAGGCGGGCGGGACCCAGGCAGCGCGTTCGGCCGAGTGCGACGACCCGGACGCCGAGGCCGCGGGCACCATCGACACGGCCGGGCCCGGGATCAGCGGCCTCAGCCGAGTCGAGATCTGCTTCCCGTTCGAGGAAGGAGCCGGTGCCTACGCCGTCTGGCAGGAGGCCGGCCGCACCTGGCGCGCGCTGCCGAACGGGTTCCCGGCCTCGAACGAAGGGCTCGCCCTGGAGGGCAACGCCGCCCTGGTACTGCGAGCCCTCGGCCAGCACGAGCAGCTGCTCTGGTACGTGCCGGACCCGAACGACCCCTTCACGCTGGACGACGACGGCGTGGCGACCGCTCCGCAGACGTTCTTCCTGCCCGACGCCGTCGTCTACCAGCTCCTCATGGTGGCACTCGCCGTGGTGATCTGGCGCGGCCGCCGCCTCGGGCGGGTCGTCGTCGAGCCGCTGCCGGTCGTGGTCCGCGCCGCCGAGACCACCCGCGGGCGCGGTCGGCTGTACCGGCGCGCCGGCGCCCACGCCCACGCCGGCGCGGCGTTGCGGGCCGGGACCCTCGCCCGGGTCGGCGCCCGGATCGGGCTCCCCACGTCGGCCAACCCGGACCAGGTCATCGACTCGCTGGTCCGTGCCACCGGCCGAAGTCCGGACGAGCTCGAACATCTCCTGTACGGACCACCACCGACCGACGACGCTTCTCTCGTCGCCCTCACCCAAGCCCTGGACACCATGGAAAGCGAGGTTCATCGCGCATGA
- a CDS encoding AAA family ATPase, which produces MVESPARTKLAGVRAEVAKSVVGQEAAVTGLVIALLCRGHVLLEGVPGVAKTLLTRTLGAALDLEMKRVQFTPDLMPGDITGSLIYDARTAEFSFREGPVFTNLLLADEINRTPPKTQASLLEAMEERQVTVDGDPRPLPDPFVVIATQNPVEYEGTYPLPEAQLDRFLLKLILPLPGRGEEIEIINRHAHAFDPRDLKAAGVTEVADADDLEAAREEVAKVQVGPEVLAYIVDICRATRTSPSLSLGVSPRGATALLATSRAWAWLSGRAFVTPDDVKSLAHPTLRHRVQLRAEAELEGVSAETVLDGILGSVPVPR; this is translated from the coding sequence ATGGTCGAGTCCCCCGCCCGCACGAAGCTCGCCGGCGTGCGTGCGGAGGTCGCGAAGTCGGTGGTCGGCCAGGAGGCTGCCGTCACCGGTCTCGTCATCGCACTGCTGTGCCGCGGCCATGTGCTGCTCGAGGGCGTGCCCGGGGTCGCCAAGACGCTCCTCACCCGAACCCTCGGTGCGGCCCTGGACCTCGAGATGAAGCGGGTCCAGTTCACGCCTGACCTGATGCCCGGCGACATCACCGGCTCGCTGATCTACGACGCGCGCACCGCCGAGTTCTCGTTCCGGGAGGGCCCGGTGTTCACGAACCTGTTGCTGGCGGACGAGATCAACAGGACCCCGCCGAAGACCCAGGCCTCCCTGCTCGAGGCGATGGAGGAACGACAGGTCACGGTGGACGGCGACCCGAGGCCACTGCCGGACCCGTTCGTGGTGATCGCCACCCAGAACCCGGTCGAGTACGAGGGCACCTACCCGCTGCCCGAGGCACAGCTGGACCGCTTCCTGCTCAAGCTGATCCTGCCGTTGCCGGGCCGCGGCGAGGAGATCGAGATCATCAACCGGCACGCGCACGCCTTCGACCCCCGTGACCTCAAGGCCGCGGGTGTCACCGAGGTGGCCGACGCCGACGACCTGGAGGCCGCCCGCGAGGAGGTCGCGAAGGTACAGGTGGGGCCAGAGGTGCTCGCCTACATCGTCGACATCTGCCGGGCCACACGGACCTCCCCGTCCCTCTCGCTGGGAGTCTCCCCCCGTGGTGCGACGGCGCTGCTGGCCACCTCCCGCGCGTGGGCGTGGCTGTCCGGCCGCGCGTTCGTCACCCCGGACGACGTGAAGTCGCTCGCGCACCCGACCCTGCGGCACCGCGTACAGCTGCGGGCCGAGGCCGAGCTCGAGGGCGTCAGCGCGGAGACCGTCCTCGACGGGATCCTGGGGTCGGTCCCGGTACCACGCTGA
- a CDS encoding L-talarate/galactarate dehydratase, whose amino-acid sequence MTHQQPIGPTAMDRGERPIAVTATPVTAPEAPQVASGSGERIEWVRLSSVRLPLAQPISDAKVFTGRQRPMTEIMMLFAELRSSSGLEGIGFSYSKRAGGPAQYAHAREVADCLLGEDPNDIGRLYEKVLWAGASVGRSGIATQAIAALDIALWDLKAKRASLPLAKLLGAYRDSVRTYNTSGGFLHSSVAEIQENASRALASGIGGIKLKVGLPDTREDLIRVQAIREYLGPDVPLMVDANQQWDRATALRMGRRLEEFSLTWIEEPLDAYDAQGHAALAATLDTPIATGEMLSSVSEHRALIDARACDILQPDAPRVGGITPFLRLATLADLSGLDLAPHFAMEIHLHLAAAYPREPWVEHFEWLDPLFNERLEIRDGRMVVPDRPGLGITLSDQALAWTVEAAELMTR is encoded by the coding sequence GTGACCCACCAGCAACCGATAGGACCTACCGCCATGGATCGAGGCGAGCGACCGATCGCCGTGACAGCCACACCCGTCACCGCGCCCGAGGCGCCGCAGGTAGCGAGCGGGTCGGGCGAACGGATCGAGTGGGTCCGGCTCTCCTCCGTGCGGCTCCCGCTGGCACAGCCGATCAGTGACGCGAAGGTCTTCACCGGGCGCCAACGGCCGATGACCGAGATCATGATGCTGTTCGCCGAGCTGCGCAGCAGCTCGGGCCTCGAGGGCATCGGCTTCAGCTACTCCAAGCGGGCCGGCGGTCCGGCGCAGTACGCGCACGCCCGCGAGGTCGCCGATTGCCTGCTCGGCGAGGACCCCAATGACATCGGGCGCCTGTACGAGAAGGTGCTCTGGGCGGGCGCCTCGGTCGGACGTAGCGGCATCGCGACCCAGGCGATCGCGGCGCTGGACATCGCACTCTGGGACCTCAAGGCGAAGCGTGCCTCGCTGCCGCTGGCCAAGTTGCTCGGCGCATACCGCGACTCCGTGCGCACCTACAACACCTCGGGCGGCTTTCTGCACAGTTCCGTCGCCGAGATCCAGGAGAACGCCTCGCGAGCACTCGCGTCCGGGATCGGCGGCATCAAGTTGAAGGTCGGCCTGCCGGACACGCGCGAGGACCTCATCCGGGTGCAAGCGATTCGCGAGTACCTCGGCCCCGACGTTCCGCTCATGGTCGACGCCAACCAACAGTGGGACCGCGCCACGGCGCTGCGCATGGGGCGGCGGCTGGAGGAGTTCTCCCTCACCTGGATCGAGGAACCCCTGGACGCCTACGACGCGCAGGGCCACGCCGCCCTCGCGGCTACCCTCGATACGCCTATCGCCACCGGCGAGATGCTCTCGAGCGTCAGCGAGCACCGGGCCCTGATCGATGCCCGCGCCTGCGACATCCTCCAGCCGGATGCCCCACGTGTCGGCGGCATCACCCCGTTCCTGCGCCTGGCCACGCTCGCCGACCTGAGCGGACTCGACCTCGCTCCCCATTTCGCCATGGAGATCCACCTCCATCTCGCGGCCGCCTATCCGCGCGAACCATGGGTCGAGCACTTCGAGTGGCTGGACCCGCTCTTCAACGAACGTCTCGAGATCCGCGACGGGCGGATGGTTGTTCCCGATCGCCCCGGGCTCGGCATCACCCTCAGCGACCAGGCTCTGGCCTGGACCGTCGAGGCCGCCGAACTCATGACCCGCTAG
- a CDS encoding DUF7544 domain-containing protein — translation MTERGEPTPPRQDPNGTGPTGWGEVAPGGYGTTPGQPGGYHQGQPGGYPQGQPGGYPQGPPGGYPQGQPDGHPQGQPPNQPGQYGGPPPGPAGPAPSGSYGQYGPVDPRANMTPLGPAPQPGIIPLRPLTLGEIYDGAFRSIRANPTVMFVLAAIVVAVLGVIQAIATWGTFEQLNETLRNFDPTVSDSEALDDITATLQSQVLATGVSGLLSFVVSTILTGVLIHSVSQSVIGRKMSLADVWQAIKPQIGRLLLLTLMILLLVALVSAVFVGIIVLAASSGSLSVIAIAGILGVLGLIAALAFVVTVTVLATPVLVLERSGVFAALKRSWRLTLPTFWRVFGIYLLTTILIGILAQVITYPLQLIGQAIGGFGTLTTILTLAGGVIASALTTPFLAAVVALLYIDIRIRTEALDVDLAAAAEAP, via the coding sequence ATGACCGAGCGTGGAGAGCCCACACCGCCCCGGCAGGACCCGAACGGGACCGGGCCGACGGGCTGGGGCGAGGTCGCCCCCGGCGGCTACGGCACCACACCGGGGCAGCCCGGCGGGTATCACCAGGGGCAGCCGGGTGGCTACCCGCAGGGCCAGCCCGGCGGCTACCCGCAAGGCCCGCCGGGTGGCTACCCGCAGGGCCAGCCGGACGGCCACCCGCAAGGGCAGCCCCCGAACCAACCCGGCCAGTACGGCGGGCCACCGCCCGGACCGGCCGGACCTGCGCCGTCGGGCTCCTACGGTCAGTACGGGCCGGTCGACCCCCGCGCGAACATGACCCCGTTGGGCCCGGCACCGCAGCCGGGCATCATCCCGTTGCGGCCGCTCACCCTCGGCGAGATCTACGACGGCGCGTTCCGCTCGATCCGAGCCAACCCCACCGTGATGTTCGTGCTCGCGGCCATCGTGGTCGCGGTCCTCGGCGTGATCCAGGCGATCGCCACCTGGGGCACCTTCGAGCAGCTGAACGAGACGCTCCGCAACTTCGATCCGACCGTGTCCGACTCCGAGGCCCTCGACGACATCACCGCGACGCTGCAGTCGCAGGTCCTCGCCACCGGGGTGTCCGGGCTGCTCTCGTTCGTCGTCTCGACCATCCTGACCGGGGTGCTCATCCACTCGGTGAGCCAGTCGGTGATCGGCCGGAAGATGAGCCTCGCCGACGTGTGGCAGGCGATCAAGCCGCAGATCGGACGCCTGCTGCTGCTCACGCTCATGATCCTGCTGCTGGTGGCGTTGGTGAGCGCCGTGTTCGTCGGCATCATCGTGCTGGCGGCCTCGTCCGGGTCGCTCAGCGTGATCGCCATCGCGGGGATCCTCGGGGTGCTCGGGCTCATCGCGGCACTGGCGTTCGTCGTCACGGTCACGGTGCTGGCGACGCCGGTGCTGGTCCTCGAGCGGTCCGGCGTCTTCGCCGCGCTGAAGCGGTCCTGGAGACTCACCCTCCCGACGTTCTGGCGGGTGTTCGGCATCTACCTGCTCACGACGATCCTGATCGGGATCCTTGCCCAGGTGATCACCTACCCGCTGCAGCTGATCGGACAGGCGATCGGCGGGTTCGGGACCCTGACGACCATCCTCACCCTCGCCGGCGGCGTGATCGCGTCCGCCCTGACCACGCCGTTCCTCGCAGCGGTCGTGGCATTGCTGTACATCGACATCCGGATCCGCACCGAGGCCCTGGACGTGGACCTCGCCGCGGCGGCCGAGGCACCATGA
- a CDS encoding DUF58 domain-containing protein, whose translation MAISVRTVALLALGLIPVLLLPELGTVLTWLGLVVVLAVVDLVLAAPPRALEIERRPLGSVRLTEPAESVLTVTNPSGRTMRALIRDAWQPTAGNGPNRHRVTIPAGEARRTRTALLPTRRGDLQADLVTVRSSGPLGLAARQASITVPGHLRVLPEFRSRRHLPSRLARLREMDGRSAVNVRGPGTEFDSLREYVIGDDVRAIDWRATARRADVVVRTWRPERDRRVFMVLDLSRLSAVRLGEAPRLDASIEAALLLAALASKAGDRVELVAIDRAVRARVSGTHGPAIMAKMADALAPVHPTLVEPDWTAVTQVIRDRLSQRSLVVLLTALEPGAIDSGLAPVVAALSKDHQVVLASATDPDTDLLRQARESSADLFDAAAAERGELERRAVATRMRRVGAEVVERLPEDLAPALADTYLALKAAGRL comes from the coding sequence ATGGCGATCTCCGTCCGCACGGTCGCGCTGCTGGCGCTGGGCCTGATCCCGGTCCTGCTGCTGCCCGAACTGGGCACGGTGCTGACCTGGTTGGGCCTGGTCGTGGTGCTCGCGGTCGTCGACCTGGTGCTCGCGGCACCGCCCCGGGCGCTGGAGATCGAGCGGCGCCCACTCGGCTCGGTCCGGTTGACCGAGCCGGCGGAGTCGGTGCTGACGGTCACGAACCCGTCCGGGCGCACGATGCGGGCGCTGATCCGGGACGCCTGGCAGCCGACGGCGGGCAACGGCCCGAACCGGCACCGGGTGACGATCCCGGCCGGGGAGGCCCGCCGGACCCGGACGGCACTGCTACCCACCCGCCGTGGTGACCTGCAGGCGGACCTCGTCACCGTGCGCTCCTCCGGCCCGCTCGGGCTGGCCGCGCGGCAGGCCTCGATCACGGTGCCCGGGCACCTGCGGGTGCTCCCGGAGTTCCGGTCCCGGCGGCACCTGCCCTCGCGCCTGGCGCGCCTGCGGGAGATGGACGGGCGCTCCGCCGTCAACGTCCGCGGACCCGGCACCGAGTTCGACTCGCTGCGCGAGTACGTGATCGGCGACGACGTCCGGGCCATCGACTGGCGGGCGACCGCCCGCCGGGCCGACGTCGTGGTGCGGACCTGGCGCCCCGAACGGGACCGTCGCGTGTTCATGGTGCTGGACCTGTCCCGCCTCTCGGCCGTGCGACTCGGCGAGGCGCCCCGGTTGGATGCCAGCATCGAGGCCGCCCTGCTCCTCGCTGCCCTCGCCTCCAAGGCCGGTGACCGGGTGGAACTGGTCGCCATCGACCGCGCCGTCCGGGCCCGGGTGAGCGGCACCCATGGGCCGGCGATCATGGCGAAGATGGCCGACGCCCTCGCCCCGGTGCACCCGACCCTGGTCGAGCCGGACTGGACCGCGGTCACGCAGGTCATCCGGGACCGGCTCTCGCAGCGCTCGCTCGTGGTGCTCCTGACCGCGCTCGAGCCGGGCGCCATCGACTCCGGCCTCGCGCCCGTGGTCGCGGCGCTGTCCAAGGACCACCAGGTGGTCCTTGCCTCCGCCACGGACCCCGACACCGACCTGCTCCGGCAGGCGCGCGAGTCCTCCGCGGACCTGTTCGACGCCGCTGCCGCCGAACGCGGCGAGCTCGAGCGTCGCGCCGTCGCCACCCGGATGCGCCGCGTCGGCGCCGAGGTGGTCGAGCGCCTGCCCGAGGACCTGGCTCCCGCCCTCGCGGACACCTACCTCGCGCTCAAGGCCGCCGGCCGGCTCTGA
- a CDS encoding RDD family protein, which translates to MSSVAPSPYAPPQTGAQRRSGAGGVPGVPVDPYAAPQQRGNHPPRQPLPPRRGAAPSPSAPVPQPSSSNPATPSGNPADLIVTGEAVALELRPAGLMSRIGSGVVDLAVYGIIGVAIILVCLRFIVNDSQAGVLIVSTMAVMMVIVPTAVETITRGLSAGKVAMGLRVVRDDGGPVRFRQAFVRALTAVGEIWFCLGSIAVLTAMFNNRSKRLGDFLAGTYAVRERGTELAVAPLLMPPDLGAWAERADLRRLPDNLALHARVFLSRTGTLAPYTRLQLGRALAAAIEPYVSPPPPWGTNPERFVAAVLVERRDREFAAGLEGQARRLDESEHIRRLPYGVTDYA; encoded by the coding sequence ATGTCCTCCGTCGCGCCCAGCCCGTACGCGCCGCCGCAGACCGGCGCGCAGCGGCGCAGCGGTGCCGGCGGAGTTCCGGGCGTGCCGGTCGATCCGTACGCGGCCCCGCAGCAGCGCGGCAACCACCCGCCCCGGCAACCACTGCCGCCGCGGCGCGGCGCCGCCCCCAGCCCGAGCGCCCCGGTACCCCAGCCGTCCTCGTCGAACCCGGCTACGCCGTCGGGCAATCCTGCCGACCTGATCGTCACCGGCGAGGCGGTCGCGCTCGAACTTCGCCCGGCCGGGCTGATGTCCCGGATCGGCTCGGGAGTCGTCGACCTGGCCGTCTACGGCATCATCGGCGTCGCCATCATCCTGGTCTGCCTGCGGTTCATCGTGAACGACTCCCAGGCCGGTGTCCTGATCGTGTCCACGATGGCCGTCATGATGGTCATCGTGCCCACCGCGGTGGAGACGATCACCCGAGGCCTGTCCGCCGGCAAGGTCGCCATGGGCCTGCGCGTGGTGCGCGACGACGGCGGCCCCGTGCGGTTCCGGCAGGCGTTCGTCCGGGCCCTGACCGCGGTCGGTGAGATCTGGTTCTGCCTCGGTAGCATCGCCGTGCTGACCGCGATGTTCAACAACCGCAGCAAGCGGCTCGGCGACTTCCTCGCCGGGACCTACGCCGTCCGGGAGCGGGGCACGGAACTGGCCGTGGCGCCGCTGCTGATGCCTCCGGACCTTGGCGCCTGGGCCGAGCGGGCGGACCTCCGTCGCCTCCCGGACAACCTGGCCCTGCACGCCCGGGTGTTCCTGTCCCGCACCGGCACCCTCGCGCCGTACACCCGACTGCAGCTGGGGCGGGCGCTGGCCGCCGCGATCGAGCCGTACGTCTCGCCCCCGCCGCCCTGGGGCACCAACCCGGAGCGGTTCGTCGCCGCCGTCCTCGTGGAGCGCCGCGACCGCGAGTTCGCCGCCGGCCTCGAGGGCCAGGCCCGCCGGCTCGACGAGAGCGAGCACATCCGCCGGCTGCCGTACGGGGTCACCGACTACGCCTGA